In Candidatus Kapaibacterium sp., one genomic interval encodes:
- the lpxA gene encoding acyl-ACP--UDP-N-acetylglucosamine O-acyltransferase, which produces MVTKIHPTAIVSDKAIIGNNVTIGPFTIIEDDVQIGDDCEIRSSVVIGDGARIGNNVKLFAGAVISTEPQDMKFDGEQTFTIIGDNSIIREFATINRGTKETGKTQIGSNCLIMAYCHIAHDCIIGDNVIMSNVVQIAGHVVVEDWVILGGVAKIHQFCKVGRHSMVGADVKIVKDVAPYTLVDRKPAQVEGINKIGLRRRGFEAEIINEIELFYDTLLFSGLNNSDGIAKFLQRGETSPEVNYCIDFIKNSVRGIHR; this is translated from the coding sequence ATGGTTACAAAGATTCACCCTACTGCTATTGTTTCGGACAAAGCGATAATCGGCAATAACGTCACAATCGGTCCTTTCACTATTATCGAAGATGACGTTCAGATTGGTGATGATTGCGAGATTCGCTCTTCGGTTGTTATCGGAGATGGCGCAAGAATCGGCAATAATGTCAAACTCTTTGCAGGCGCCGTGATTAGTACCGAACCACAAGACATGAAATTTGATGGTGAACAAACTTTCACTATCATCGGCGACAACAGCATAATACGCGAATTTGCTACTATCAATCGTGGAACCAAAGAAACCGGTAAAACTCAAATTGGCAGTAACTGCCTAATTATGGCGTATTGCCACATTGCTCATGATTGTATCATCGGTGATAATGTCATAATGTCTAATGTTGTTCAGATTGCGGGTCATGTTGTAGTCGAAGATTGGGTAATACTCGGTGGAGTTGCCAAAATTCACCAATTTTGCAAAGTCGGAAGGCATTCGATGGTCGGTGCAGATGTCAAAATTGTCAAGGACGTTGCTCCTTATACACTTGTTGACCGAAAACCGGCTCAAGTTGAAGGTATAAATAAAATTGGGCTTCGCAGACGTGGCTTCGAAGCTGAAATAATCAACGAAATTGAACTTTTCTACGATACTTTGCTTTTTTCGGGATTGAACAATTCAGACGGAATTGCAAAATTTCTTCAAAGGGGTGAAACCTCACCCGAAGTAAACTATTGCATAGACTTCATCAAAAATTCTGTCAGGGGTATTCATCGCTAA
- the wbaP gene encoding undecaprenyl-phosphate galactose phosphotransferase WbaP, translated as MSDENHNKIRFDSVIRKTKDFSVVKPILLLIASDLLSIIICFAIASVVIRSFYYPALDILNLYLEFQIVMPVFFVMFTINRLYPGYGNFIVNEIHSIWITITLMFSLMAVASLFVHLQIWYVKSFFFLSWALLLFIMPIMRHIIKMVFTSKSWWGTPVLIIGSAKSAKKAIESLQKNPFGGYKPVACFIDDYKDKSIGIENIETFSLDDLHQFDLIDSIDTVIFISEGIPENRKNEAINHCVKTFKDTIIVNEIYGLSSFWLLFNSSNSFYGVNLRSNLLDKPIIIYKRFFDLILSIALLVVWLPLMLYVTLALFISGTKNVIYKQVRMGLKGKHFNLFKFRTMKEDAHDSLSEILEKYPEKKEEYAKFHKLKDDPRITNFGRTLRKFSLDELPQFINVLKGDMSLIGPRAYLPEERIKMNDTDKLILNVKPGITGLWQVTERNDSTFEERCMADIYYIRNWTLSLDFYIFIKTIWVVMTGKSSF; from the coding sequence ATGTCCGATGAAAACCACAACAAAATCAGATTTGATTCTGTAATACGAAAAACAAAAGATTTTTCAGTCGTAAAACCCATTTTATTGTTGATAGCAAGCGATTTGCTTTCCATCATAATTTGTTTTGCGATTGCTTCAGTTGTAATACGCAGCTTTTATTATCCCGCACTTGATATTTTAAATCTCTACCTCGAATTCCAAATTGTAATGCCCGTGTTTTTTGTCATGTTTACAATTAACAGGCTTTATCCCGGATATGGCAATTTCATCGTCAACGAAATTCATTCCATTTGGATTACAATAACACTGATGTTCAGTCTGATGGCTGTTGCATCGCTATTTGTGCATCTCCAAATTTGGTATGTCAAATCATTCTTCTTTCTATCGTGGGCATTGCTATTGTTTATAATGCCAATTATGAGGCATATCATTAAAATGGTTTTTACCTCGAAAAGCTGGTGGGGAACGCCTGTTCTGATTATTGGGTCAGCGAAATCTGCCAAAAAAGCCATTGAATCACTCCAGAAAAATCCTTTTGGCGGCTATAAACCTGTTGCTTGTTTCATTGATGATTACAAGGATAAAAGCATCGGTATTGAAAATATCGAAACATTTTCTTTAGATGATTTGCATCAATTTGATTTAATTGATAGCATTGATACAGTCATATTCATTAGCGAAGGAATTCCGGAAAATCGCAAAAATGAAGCAATTAACCACTGTGTTAAGACATTCAAAGACACAATCATAGTAAACGAAATTTACGGGCTTTCAAGTTTCTGGCTCTTATTCAATTCATCAAATAGCTTTTATGGTGTGAATCTGAGGAGCAATCTGTTGGATAAGCCGATTATCATTTATAAACGATTTTTCGACCTCATTCTCAGTATTGCCTTGCTCGTAGTGTGGTTGCCTTTGATGCTCTATGTCACATTGGCATTATTTATATCAGGCACGAAGAATGTCATTTATAAGCAAGTCAGGATGGGGCTCAAGGGTAAGCATTTCAATCTATTCAAATTCCGCACAATGAAGGAAGATGCTCATGATTCCTTGAGCGAAATTTTGGAAAAGTATCCTGAGAAAAAAGAGGAATATGCCAAATTTCACAAATTGAAAGATGACCCGCGAATAACTAACTTTGGGCGCACTTTACGCAAATTCAGCCTCGATGAATTGCCGCAATTTATCAATGTGCTCAAAGGGGATATGAGCCTGATTGGTCCGCGTGCATATTTGCCCGAAGAGCGCATCAAGATGAACGATACCGATAAATTGATTTTGAACGTCAAACCCGGTATTACAGGTTTATGGCAAGTAACCGAGCGAAATGATTCAACTTTCGAGGAACGTTGTATGGCTGATATTTATTACATTCGCAATTGGACTTTATCACTTGATTTTTATATTTTTATCAAAACGATTTGGGTCGTCATGACCGGCAAAAGTAGTTTTTGA
- a CDS encoding DUF1207 domain-containing protein has product MKNIFFTAFIILMICTNVHSQSDDVLLFRPLTANTFEPRIGAHYNTCDENLRLDIGASFDLLNIKYDNSALAFGTDFFTYTRLRSDNNFKFPVETSDYFFGLNASHEHELGDDLIEARFRLAHISSHLVDGYSQNGTFFKEPFVYSREFVDLYVVYETHFTSWFSIRPYAGLTLVFSTIPDNVNQILPQIGIESEAKLNEYIKFHFAFDVKEGENRVGYISQTGIDFQFNKKFGVRLFYKYYNGNSMHGMFFDEKDIYNAVGFNVIYF; this is encoded by the coding sequence ATGAAGAATATATTTTTTACTGCATTCATAATTTTGATGATTTGTACAAATGTTCACTCCCAAAGTGATGATGTATTGCTATTCAGACCTTTGACAGCAAATACATTTGAGCCGAGAATAGGGGCGCATTACAATACCTGTGACGAGAATTTACGATTGGATATCGGTGCATCTTTTGATTTGCTAAATATTAAGTATGATAACTCTGCTCTGGCTTTTGGGACAGATTTTTTCACATATACTCGCCTTCGGAGCGATAATAATTTCAAATTTCCTGTGGAAACTTCGGATTATTTTTTCGGTTTAAATGCTTCCCACGAGCATGAACTTGGTGATGACTTAATTGAAGCTCGATTTAGATTGGCTCACATTTCATCACATCTGGTTGACGGCTATTCGCAAAACGGAACATTTTTCAAAGAGCCATTTGTATATAGCCGAGAGTTTGTTGACCTTTACGTAGTTTACGAAACGCATTTTACGTCATGGTTTTCGATTCGCCCTTATGCCGGATTGACGCTTGTATTCTCGACTATCCCCGATAATGTAAATCAAATTCTACCACAAATTGGTATCGAATCTGAAGCAAAATTGAACGAGTATATTAAATTTCATTTTGCTTTCGATGTCAAAGAAGGCGAAAATCGAGTTGGCTATATTTCCCAAACCGGAATTGATTTTCAGTTCAACAAAAAGTTCGGTGTTCGGCTGTTCTACAAGTATTACAACGGAAATTCTATGCATGGAATGTTTTTTGATGAAAAAGATATTTATAATGCAGTTGGTTTTAACGTAATTTATTTTTAA
- the ssb gene encoding single-stranded DNA-binding protein: MARSVNKAIILGNLGQDPELRSTPTGLSVTTLNVATTESFKDKNGEWKDNTEWHRIVVWDKMAEIAHERLKKGSKVYVEGKITNRSYDGKDGVKRYVSEIRAMMVIPLDYKAPNRNNEYADESNDEDIQVQDNNGEDIPF, translated from the coding sequence ATGGCAAGAAGCGTCAACAAAGCGATAATTTTGGGTAATTTGGGTCAAGACCCGGAACTCAGAAGTACTCCTACAGGTCTGTCAGTCACAACACTCAATGTTGCAACTACTGAAAGTTTTAAGGATAAGAACGGAGAATGGAAAGATAATACTGAATGGCACAGGATTGTCGTGTGGGACAAAATGGCTGAAATTGCTCATGAAAGACTCAAAAAAGGCAGCAAAGTCTATGTTGAAGGTAAAATCACAAACAGGTCTTACGACGGCAAAGATGGTGTCAAACGCTATGTTTCGGAAATTCGTGCAATGATGGTGATTCCCTTGGACTACAAGGCTCCCAATAGGAATAATGAATATGCCGATGAATCTAACGATGAAGATATCCAAGTTCAAGACAATAATGGCGAAGATATACCATTTTAA
- a CDS encoding HAD hydrolase-like protein — MKKLILFDIDGTILNFKHGIAKSLFADLLSELFGKEVPDSAIPDFWGMTDLQILRIISQNIGVSYDDTLKILPTIWSRIYISFEEHTTIENVKILPGVVELINDLHDNPDIQLGL; from the coding sequence ATGAAAAAACTAATTTTATTCGACATTGACGGTACAATTTTAAACTTCAAGCATGGTATAGCCAAATCCTTGTTTGCGGATTTGCTCTCAGAATTATTTGGCAAGGAAGTTCCTGATTCGGCTATTCCCGATTTTTGGGGTATGACTGATTTGCAAATTCTGAGAATCATTAGCCAAAATATCGGAGTTTCATACGATGATACTTTGAAAATTTTGCCAACCATTTGGAGCAGGATTTACATAAGTTTTGAAGAACATACTACAATTGAAAATGTGAAAATATTGCCCGGTGTTGTAGAATTAATCAACGATTTGCACGATAATCCGGACATACAATTAGGCTTATAA
- a CDS encoding HAD hydrolase-like protein: MLPPIAIKRANKFVGSENFNTNNTLIIGDTPRDIDCAKAHNIAVLCVATGAMTFDELSLLNADFVLNDLSDTRHTLEIINRLIEN; the protein is encoded by the coding sequence ATGCTTCCTCCGATAGCTATCAAAAGGGCTAACAAATTCGTCGGGAGCGAAAATTTCAATACGAATAATACACTAATAATCGGCGACACACCTCGCGATATTGATTGTGCAAAGGCTCATAATATTGCCGTTTTGTGCGTTGCCACAGGTGCTATGACATTCGATGAATTATCTTTGCTCAATGCCGACTTTGTGCTGAATGACTTGTCCGACACCCGACATACACTGGAAATTATAAATAGACTTATCGAAAATTGA
- the cmk gene encoding (d)CMP kinase gives MKKIIIAIDGPAGSGKSTTAKIVAEKLGYIYIDTGAMYRAVTLEWLRCGLDMNDENLNKLMDNLSIELKQSEWGQRTFLNHEDVSSEIRLPDVTKYVSPISAYSYVREKLVEQQRLMGKNGGVVMDGRDIGTVVFPQAELKIYLVASISARVQRRLKESIAKGINVSEYEVKRQIVDRDAYDSSRSNSPLRKADDATEIDTSDLTIEQQSNLIIDLATKIINK, from the coding sequence ATGAAAAAAATCATAATTGCAATTGACGGACCGGCTGGTTCGGGAAAATCCACTACAGCAAAAATTGTTGCCGAAAAGCTCGGCTATATATATATTGATACAGGTGCGATGTACAGAGCAGTAACTTTGGAATGGCTGCGATGCGGATTGGACATGAACGACGAGAATCTTAATAAGCTGATGGACAATCTCAGTATCGAGCTTAAACAATCCGAATGGGGGCAGAGAACTTTTTTGAATCATGAAGATGTCAGCTCGGAAATTCGCCTGCCGGATGTTACCAAATATGTCAGCCCGATAAGTGCGTATTCCTATGTTCGGGAAAAGTTGGTCGAGCAACAACGATTGATGGGCAAAAATGGCGGTGTTGTCATGGACGGACGCGATATTGGCACGGTTGTATTCCCTCAGGCAGAGCTTAAAATATATTTAGTGGCGTCAATATCTGCCCGTGTTCAACGTCGTTTGAAGGAGTCAATTGCAAAAGGAATTAATGTTTCCGAGTATGAAGTCAAGCGGCAAATTGTTGATAGAGATGCTTATGATAGCTCCCGAAGCAACAGCCCGCTCCGAAAAGCTGATGATGCTACCGAAATTGATACTTCGGACTTGACAATCGAGCAGCAATCCAATTTGATAATTGATTTGGCAACAAAAATAATCAATAAATAA
- a CDS encoding 4-hydroxy-3-methylbut-2-enyl diphosphate reductase → MKVTIDIKSGFCWGVDRTVDIAEETLNQSQTEGKNVYILGHIIHNPKEIERLEQRGLTTITHSDLERIAKDDKDAKVIIRAHGEPPATYKSAENLNLDVVDATCPLVTNLQNRVRKYHQQNFQIIIFGKKEHAEVIGLRGVCDDNCHVIKTLDEAMQITDFDRQTVFMSQTTMDKHHFHEVKEYLDSKIKNMIDLGEIDNKLLARDTTCRAVTSREEPLLNFARINDVVIFVSGKNSSNGKSLYQSCLKVNPKTHFIEDISEIDWTWFDGAETVGISGATSTPQWYMEKVKAVIEDKFNINESSLVN, encoded by the coding sequence ATGAAAGTTACTATAGATATTAAATCGGGGTTTTGTTGGGGAGTTGACCGCACTGTTGACATTGCGGAAGAAACCCTGAATCAGTCGCAAACAGAAGGTAAAAATGTATATATTCTCGGGCATATAATTCACAATCCGAAAGAAATCGAAAGACTCGAACAAAGAGGTCTGACTACGATTACTCATTCGGATTTGGAGCGTATTGCTAAAGATGACAAAGACGCCAAAGTTATTATACGGGCTCACGGCGAACCACCCGCAACTTACAAAAGTGCCGAAAATCTCAACTTAGACGTTGTCGATGCAACTTGCCCGCTTGTGACGAATTTGCAAAATCGAGTCAGAAAATATCATCAGCAGAATTTTCAAATCATAATCTTTGGTAAAAAAGAACATGCTGAAGTAATCGGACTGCGCGGCGTTTGTGATGATAACTGTCATGTAATTAAGACTTTAGACGAAGCAATGCAAATCACTGATTTCGACCGACAAACTGTCTTTATGTCCCAAACGACAATGGATAAACATCATTTCCACGAAGTTAAAGAATACCTCGACAGCAAAATTAAAAATATGATTGATTTAGGGGAAATTGACAACAAACTCTTAGCACGCGATACCACTTGCCGTGCTGTTACGAGTAGGGAAGAGCCTTTGCTCAACTTTGCCCGTATTAACGATGTTGTGATTTTCGTTTCGGGCAAAAATTCATCCAACGGCAAAAGCCTCTATCAGTCTTGCTTGAAAGTCAATCCCAAAACTCATTTCATCGAAGATATTTCCGAGATTGATTGGACATGGTTCGACGGCGCCGAAACAGTCGGCATTTCCGGTGCTACAAGCACTCCGCAATGGTACATGGAAAAAGTAAAAGCTGTGATTGAAGACAAGTTCAATATAAATGAAAGTTCATTAGTCAATTGA
- a CDS encoding class I SAM-dependent methyltransferase — translation MNFNQKVKDFIENNVQSDTHELALKNRQLEPSELKIALEQIESRQRIKTKLPSWCRNFDLILPNSKYLEQSSSEKTAFFKSQIYQFKTSIDCTGGTGVDSAAIAINSERHLIIENNADLAELLKHNFSVLNLKNVEIVAADCIEYLNKSGTTFDFAYVDPSRRQSGKRVFKLDEMTPDLAVLLPILSKKANKIMIKLSPLFDIEEILRYFKNIEFIHVVAVNNECKEILVSLNSEMPKEPQIVAVELGDSKNFVISGTLNKAPSSYEMPKKYIYEANVALVKLGKYFDYQTHYGIYEIGVNTNLYTSELQTENFAGEVFELIAITKPNAKELENILGNQPKAMLKVRNFPMKTEDLRKKLNLLEGDEYKIFAVTLCDGSKKFLICRKISID, via the coding sequence ATGAATTTTAATCAAAAAGTAAAAGATTTTATTGAAAATAATGTCCAATCGGACACTCACGAGTTAGCTTTGAAAAATAGGCAACTCGAACCGAGCGAATTGAAGATTGCTTTAGAACAAATTGAATCGCGTCAACGAATCAAGACTAAGCTCCCTTCGTGGTGCCGAAATTTTGATTTGATACTGCCGAATAGCAAATATTTAGAGCAATCATCAAGCGAAAAAACGGCATTCTTCAAATCACAAATCTATCAATTTAAGACATCAATAGATTGCACAGGCGGCACGGGAGTAGATTCAGCTGCTATTGCCATTAATTCTGAAAGGCATCTTATAATTGAGAACAATGCTGATTTAGCTGAACTTTTAAAGCATAATTTCTCGGTTTTGAATTTGAAAAATGTCGAGATTGTTGCAGCAGATTGCATCGAATATCTCAACAAAAGCGGGACAACATTTGATTTTGCGTATGTTGACCCTTCTCGACGGCAATCCGGCAAGCGAGTTTTCAAACTTGATGAAATGACTCCCGATTTGGCTGTCTTACTTCCAATTTTGAGCAAGAAAGCCAACAAAATCATGATAAAACTTTCGCCATTGTTCGATATTGAGGAGATTTTAAGATATTTTAAAAATATCGAATTCATTCATGTTGTTGCAGTCAATAATGAATGCAAGGAAATCTTAGTGAGTTTGAATAGTGAGATGCCGAAAGAGCCACAAATCGTTGCTGTTGAACTTGGAGATAGCAAAAATTTCGTGATAAGCGGCACACTCAACAAAGCTCCAAGCAGCTACGAAATGCCCAAAAAATACATTTACGAAGCTAATGTAGCTTTGGTCAAGTTAGGGAAGTATTTTGATTATCAAACGCATTACGGAATATATGAAATTGGTGTAAATACAAATTTGTACACATCTGAATTGCAAACAGAAAATTTTGCCGGAGAAGTATTCGAGCTAATCGCAATTACAAAACCGAATGCAAAAGAATTGGAAAATATATTGGGCAATCAGCCCAAAGCGATGCTCAAAGTGAGAAATTTTCCGATGAAAACTGAGGATTTGCGAAAAAAATTGAATTTACTCGAGGGCGATGAGTATAAAATATTTGCTGTAACATTATGTGATGGAAGCAAAAAATTTCTTATTTGCAGAAAAATTTCAATTGACTAA